ACTTGGCGCACGGACTCCACCGATGTGCTCGACCGGTACATCCTGGCGCGCCTCGGCGACCTCATCCGTGAGGTCCGTGCCGATCTCGAAGGACTCGACTCGACCACGGCATCCGCTCGCCTGCGTGACTTCGCCGAGGTGCTGACGAACTGGTACATCCGACGTTCGCGCGATCGCTTCTGGACCGGGGTGACCGACGATCCGAAGAGCCGTGAGGCCTTCGACACGCTCTACACCGTTCTCGAGACGCTGACCCGCGTCGCGGCGCCGCTCGTGCCTCTGGTCAGCGAGCGGGTCTGGCAGGGACTCACCGGCGGTCGCAGCGTGCACCTGACCGATTGGCCGGATGCCGAGGTGTTCCCCGCTGCGGACGAGATCCGCGAGGCGATGGATGCCGTGCGCGAGCTGTCCAGCGTCGGCAACGCCCTTCGGAAGAAGGAGAAGCTGCGCGTGCGCCTGCCGCTAGCGCGCTTCAGCGTCGTCTCGCCTCTGGCGAACACGCTGGGCCAGTTCGAGGACATCCTCCGCGACGAGCTCAACGTGAAGTCGGTCGAACTCGTGCAGCTCACCGACACCGCGGCGGCCGAGTACGGGATCAGCCACCGCCTGAGCGTGAACGCGCGTGCCGCGGGACCGCGTCTGGGCAAGCAGGTGCAGCACGTGATCGCCGGCGCCAGAGCCGGGCTCTGGGAGGAGAATGACGGCACGGTGATCGTCGACGGCATCGCCCTCGAGCCAGCCGAGTACGATCTCGCGCTCGAGACGACCGGCAGGCCGGAGGGCGAGGCACTCGCGATCGTGCCGAGCGGCGGTTTCGTGCTGCTCGACACGCGGACCACGCCGGAGCTCGAATCCGAGGGATTGGCCCGCGATGCGATCCGCGTCGTGCAGGAGGCACGCAAGAACGCCGGGCTCGACGTGAGCGATCGCATCGTGTTGGTGCTCAACGTCTCGACGGAGAACGCCGAAGCGTTACGCACGCACGCCGACCTGATCGCAGGGGAGACGCTCGCGATCGCCTTCGCCGTGCAGGCGACAGAAGAGATGGAAGAGCTGGTGAAGGACGTCATCAACCCCGGCGACGGCGTGTTCCGCACCGGCGCCACTGCGCTCGGATCTGACAAGTCCGCGATCATCGTGACCATCGACTCCAACATCGAAGGAGCATCCGCATGAACGACCGCGCACGCGCAGACGCCGTATACGACACGCTCCTGAGCCGGGCAGGGGAGCGGTGGGTGCAGCCTCGCAAGGAGCGCACCGCGCGCATCCTCGAGCTCCTCGACGACCCGCAGAAGACGTACCGCGTCGTGCACATCACTGGCACCAACGGCAAGACCTCGACCGCTCGGATGATCGAGAGCCTGCTGCGGGCCCACGGCCTGCGCACCGGCCTGTTCACGAGCCCGCACCTCGAGCGCTTCACGGAGCGGATCATGATCGACGGCGAGCCCGTCGACGACGCCGCGATCGCCGACGCGTGGGACGAGATCGAGCCTTTCGTCTCGATCGTGGATGCCGAGTTCGACAAGACCGGTGATGCTTCGCTGACCTTCTTCGAGCTGCTCACGGTGCTGGCGTTCGTCGCGGCATCGGATGCCCCGGTGGATGTGCTCGTGCTGGAAGTCGGCATGGGCGGCTCGTGGGATTCCACGAACACCGCAGACGGTGACGTCGCGGTGTTCGCGCCGATCGCCATCGACCACGCCGATCGACTCGGTGACACGATCGCCGCGATCGCCGAGGTCAAGGCCGGCATCATCAAGGAGGGCGCCGCAGTGGTGTCCGCACAACAGCCCGAGGAAGCCGCCGAGGTGCTGCGCCGTGTCGCAGCCGAGAAGAACGCGACCATCGCGTTCGAAGGCGACGAGTTCGGTCTGGCCGAACAGAAGCTCGCGGTCGGGGGACAACTGCTGACCATCCGGGGCCTCGCCGGCACCTACGTGGAGGAGTACCTGCCGCTGTACGGCGCGCACCAGGGCCATAACGCCGCACTCGCGGTGGTTGCTGTGGAGTCGCTCATCGGCGCGGGTTCGCAGCACATCGCCGGCGACATCATCACGGACGGCCTGCAGGGTTCGACGTCTCCGGGGCGGCTCCAGCTGCTCGGCATCGCGCCGACCGTCGTCGTCGACGCGGCCCACAACCCGCACGGCGCCAAGGCGCTCGCTCAGTCGCTCGACGACAGCTTCGACTTCGACGAGTGGGGCCTCGTGCTCGGGATCCTCGCCGACAAGGACGCGGCCGGCATCATCGCCGAGCTCGCGCCCGCGGCATCCCACGTGTTCGCGACCGCGCCGGAGACAGAGCGCGCGAGCGACGCCGACACCATCGCGGATCTCGTCGAAGCCGCGGGGCACCGCGCCACGGTGCATCCATCGCTCGCCGACGCCGCAGATGCGGCACGCGAATGGGCCGCGTCTTCGGATCGCCGGGCCGTCGTGATCGCCGGATCGATCGTGCTGGCGGGAGAGGCGATCGCGCTGGCAGAGGAAGAGGACTGGAAGGCGGGGTGGCGCGCATGAGCGACGCCGCATCCCGCCCGCATCCCGCCCGCGCCCCGCGAACCCTCGTGCAGAAACTTGCCCCGATCGTCCTCGGATTCGAGGCGATCGTCGTACTCCTCGTGGGCCTCACGATCTTCGGCCTCAAGTCGCTGCCGTGGGGGCTGCCGCAGTGGTGGGCGATCATCGGAGGCGTCGTCGTGGCACTCGCGATGGTGGCCGTCGCCGGAATGATCACGAAGCCCTGGGCGATCACCGCCGGGTGGGTGCTGCAGGTGATCGTCGCGCTGTCGGCGTTCTTCGTGCCGGCCGTCCTGCTCGTCGTGCTGGTTTTCGGTGGCATGTGGGCGTATGCGACGATCATGGGGGCCCGCCTGGACGCACGAAGTCCTGCCGACCCGAGCCGACTCACTGAAGAAACCACCGACACTCACACAGAGAGCGATTGACATGGCCACCGAAGAAACACTCGTCCTCGTCAAGCCCGACGGCGTCGCCCGCGGCCTCACCGGCACGATCCTCGCCCGCATCGAGGCGAAGGGCTACGCGCTCGTCGACATCCGACTGGTCGAGCCCGACCGTGATGTGCTCGCCGAGCACTACGCAGAACATGAGGGAAAGCCGTTCTACGAGCCCCTTCTCGAGTTCATGATGTCCGGTCCGTCCGTGGCGATCCGCCTCACCGGCAACCGCGTGATCGAGGGCTTCCGCTCGCTCGCCGGCACCACCGACCCCACCAGCGCAGCGCCCGGAACCATCCGCGGCGACTTCGGCCGCGACTGGGGCCTCGCCGTGCAGCAGAACCTCGTGCACGGCTCCGACAGCCCCGAGTCGGCTCAGCGCGAACTGGGAATCTGGTTCAACTGACCCTTCGACGGGCTCAGGGATCGACCACGAAGCCCGCCGGCTGCAGGAACCGGCGGGCTTCGTCGTGTCGGATCCGACTCGCGTCAGAACAGGATCTTCGCCATCTCGCCGAGGAAGTCGAGGCCCTGCAACTGTGCCAGCAGAATGATCAGCGCGAACGCGAGGATCGTCGCGAGCGGCACCCACGGCATCAGGCGTCCCGCGCGGTCGCTCACGTTCTCCGAACGGCTGAAGGTCCCGTTGCGGAGCAGATGCACGATTGTCGCGAAGAAGGTCGGGATCGTCACGGCCCAGGTCGTCATGCACCAGGGGCACAGCACGAACAGGTCGTAGAGGCTCTGTGCGATCAGCCAGCAGACGAGCCCGAACGCGAAGGTGATGCCGGCACCGAACAGGGCCCAGAACCATCGAGGGAAGCGGGCGCCGGCGAGAACGGCCACGCCCACGACGAGCGGCGCCATCCAGCCCGTCAGGCCGATGATCGGGTTCGGGAAGCCGAAGACGGATCCCTGCCACGACTGCAGGTTCGTGCTGCACTGGATGAACGGGCTGAGGTCGCACCCCAGCGCCTCCTGCGGGTTCTCGAGCAGCGCGAACTTCTCGATCGTGAGCTGGAAGGCTGCCCACCAGCCGATCACACTGGCGACGATCAACCAGATTCCGAAGCCGACGGGGCGGGTGCGCTGCTCGCTCATGTGATTGATTATCTCAGCGGATCCTATGGATTCCCGTGCCCGCCGCGCCGGAGAACCCGAGCGCGGTCCGCCGCGCAGAAGTGAGCGGATGCCGCGAACTGCTCAACAAGGTGCGATAATGACATCTGATGCATCGAACGGCGCCGCCGCAAAACGCATCGCCGCAGACTTCGGGGTCCAATGCCCCTCGCGATCAGAGCCATGAGCCGGTCGCAAACCGAGTGAGTTCGCGACACCCGCGGGTGTCGCATGAGATTTCGCGGAGCACCTGTTGCCCCGCGCAGGGAGTTAGCCAGAGATGGCCGATGAGAACAATGACAACAACACACCTACCCTCGAGGCGGACACGGAGGCTCCGGTAGCACCGGAGGAGAACGTACCCGCACCGGATCAGGTCGTCGAGACCGAATCGGTCGCGCCTGTCGCTGATGCGGCTGAGCCGGTTGATGCGGCCGAGCCGGTTGATGCGGCTGAGACGGTTGATGCGGCCGAGCCGGTCGCAGAGGAAGCACCGCCTGCGCCGAAGAAGCCCGAACCGATCACCGCGGTCGCGCTCGGGCTCATCCCCGAGGTGTTCGTCTCGCAGGTCTCGACCCAGCTGCGCTTCTACGCTCCTGAGATCGTTCCGCTGCCGGCACTGTCCGGCCGCCGCGACAGCGATTCGCGGGGCGACTACCGCGGTGGTCGCGATCGCGATGTCCGCGACAGCGATGAGGACGAATCGCCGTCGGCCCGCCGGGGCCGTCGTCGTCGTGGTGGCGGCAACGATGCGGACGAGCAGCGCGAAGAGCCTCGCCAGCGCCAGCGCGCCGTCGAGTACATCACCGAGCCGAAGGCCATCAAGGGCTCGACCCGCCTCGAGGCCAAGAAGCAGCGTCGCCGTGATGGCCGCGATGCCGGACGCCGTCGCCCGGTCGTGACCGAGGCCGAGTTCCTCGCGCGTCGTGAATCGGTCGACCGCAAGATGGTCGTGCGCTCGAAGAACTCGCGCACCCAGATCGGCGTCCTGGAGGACGGCGTGCTCGTGGAGCACTATGTCGCCCGCAACCAGGACGCGTCGCTGATCGGCAACGTCTACCTCGGTCGCGTGCAGAACGTGCTCCCGAGCATGGAGGCGGCCTTCGTCGACATCGGTCGCGGTCGCAACGCGGTGCTCTACTCCGGTGAGGTCGACTGGGACGGTGTCGAGACCGGCAACCAGCCCCGCCGCATCGAGCTGGCGCTGAAGCCGGGCGATCGTGTCCTCGTGCAGGTCACGAAGGACCCGGTGGGCCACAAGGGCGCTCGTCTCACCAGCCAGATCTCGCTCCCCGGCCGCTACCTCGTATACGTGCCCAACGGGTCGATGAACGGCATCTCGCGCAAGCTTCCCGACAACGAGCGGGCTCGCCTCAAGCGCATCCTCAAGGAGGTGCTGCCAGAGTCCTCCGGTGTCATCGTGCGCACCGCAGCAGAGGGCGCGACCGAGGATCAGCTGACGCGAGATGTGCAGCGGCTCACCACTCAGTGGGAGCACATCCGCAAGCAGGTCGAGAACCAGTCGGCCCCGTCACTGCTGCACGCCGAGCCCGATCTTCTCGTCAAGATCGTCCGCGACGTCTTCAACGAGGACTTCACGAAGATGCTGATCCAGGGCGAGGATGCTCAGCAGACCATCCGTGCATACCTGGAGAGCGTCGCGCCCGACCTGCTCGAGCGCGTCGAACCGTACGAGGACGAGACCGATCCGTTCGATGCGTTCCGCATCACGGAGCAGATCGAGAAGGCGCTGGACCGCAAGGTGTGGCTGCCCTCCGGCGGCTCCCTCGTGATCGACCGCACCGAGGCGATGACGGTCGTCGACGTCAACACCGGCAAGTTCGTCGGTTCCGGCGGAAACCTCGAGGAGACGGTCACCAAGAACAACCTCGAGGCAGCCGAGGAGATCGTCCGACAGCTCCGACTGCGCGACATCGGCGGCATCATCGTCGTCGACTTCATCGACATGGTGCTCGAGTCGAACCGCGATCTCGTGCTGCGCCGCCTCATCGAGTGCCTGAGTCGCGACCGCACGAAGCATCAGGTGGCAGAGGTCACCTCGCTCGGTCTCGTGCAGATGACGCGCAAGAAGCTCGGACTCGGCCTGCTGGAGACCTTCAGCGAGCCCTGTGAGGTCTGCGCCGGTCGTGGTGTCGTCGTGCATCACGATCCCGTGACCAAGCACCGTACGAGCTCCACCAACGGTGGCTCGTCGAACAATCGTCGTCAGCGCGGCGGGAACGGCCAGCAGAGTCAGAACTCTCAGCCTTCCAGCACGGCGACGCACAGCATCCCCGAAGGCGCCAAGTCCGCGCTCGCGCAGATCGCAGCCTCGACGCGCGCGCCGAGCGCGGAGGCCGGATCGGATGCCGTCGCCGAGACGAATGAGACGGCGGATGCCGAGCAGCCGGTGGCGTCCGAGCGGCCGAAGAAGCCTCGCAAGAAGCGTCCATCGGATCGGGGCAAGTCAGCCCCGAAGACGCAGGCCGAGCAGCTTCTCGACTCTGTGCTGGATGCTCTTCCCGAGCCGAAGGCACCAGGGCAGGGGCGAGGTCGTCGCCGTGTCACCACGGCAGCGCTCACCGGAACCCCGATCTCTGTGAACTCGTCAGCGACGTCTGTCGCGGGCGGGGATACGGAGTCCTGAGGCGATCAGTCTCCTCGTGAGCTCCTTGCCGCCGACGTGGACAGCGCCGGCGGCGATGAGCCGGGGGAGTGCGTCGGCAGGGACGTCGTAGTGATCGAGGTCGAACGCCCGCGCAGGGAGTGCGTTCGCGTGAGCGAAACCGTGCAGTTCTTCGAGGCTGTCCTCGCTGACCAGGTGCGCCCAGAGCCGTCCGTGCGCCGGCCAGATGGGGTCATCGATCAGAACGGTCACTCCGTGATCCTACGGCGCGGAACACGCGGGCTGGTTCGCTTTGCGACTCGGCCCTCAATCCGGTAAAGTTGTCCTTTGGTGCGCGAGCTGAGTCGTCCCCACGGGTCGGCGCGGTACAGCCTTGTGCTCGCACCCGTCGGACTTGCGACGAACGCAGGCACAGTCTTCCCGTGAGATTTACGGAGCCGTGAGCTCCCCAACGAAACAGGTATGAAGTGGTTTACGCAGTAGTGCGCGCCGGTGGACGGCAGGAGAAGGTCGAGGTCGGCACGATCGTTCAGCTCGACCGTGTCAAGGCGGCCCAGGGCGAGAAGATCGAGCTGGCAGCAGTGCTCCTCGTCGACGGCGCAACGGTGACCACCGACGCCGACAAGCTCGCAAAGGTCAAGGTGACCGCCGAGGTCATCGGCAACCTCCGCGGCCCGAAGATCATCATCCAGAAGTTCAAGAACAAGACCGGCTACAAGAAGCGCCAGGGCCATCGTCAGGACCTCACGCGCGTCAAGATCACCGGCATCAAGTAAGCACAGAAGAGGCTCAGGACATGGCACATAAAAAGGGCGCAAGCTCCACCCGCAACGGTCGTGACTCCAACGCCCAGCGACTCGGCGTGAAGCGCTTCGGCGGCCAGCAGGTCAGCGCAGGCGAGATCATCGTCCGTCAGCGCGGCACCCACTTCCACCCCGGCGTCAACGTCGGCCGTGGTGGTGACGACACGCTGTTCGCTCTTGAAGCGGGCGCGGTCGCATTCGGCGCGAAGGGCGGCCGCAAGGTCGTCAACATCGTCGCCGCTGCTGCCGAGTAATCGCAGCACAGCACACATCCGGTTCGGGGCGGGCTTCGGCTCGCCCCGTCCGCGTATCCGAGGGCCATTCGACAGGCTCAGGGACCAGTTGGCAAGAGAATCTGAGGACACGACATGGTCACGTTCGTCGACACGGTGACGCTGCAATTGCGCGCCGGCAAGGGCGGCAACGGCTGTGTCTCCGTCCACCGCGAGAAGTTCAAGCCGCTCGGTGGTCCAGACGGCGGCAATGGCGGCAACGGCGGCGACATCGTGCTCGTGGCCGATTCCCAGACCGGCACGCTGCTGTCGTATCACCACTCACCGCACCGCAAGTCCGCCAATGGCGGGTTCGGCATGGGCGATCATCGCTCCGGCTTCGACGGCGAGTCGCTCGAACTTCTCGTGCCGGTCGGCACGGTGGTGAAGAACGCCGGCGGCGAAGTGCTCGCAGACCTCCTCGTCCCCGGCGATCGCATCGTCGTCGCCCAGGGCGGACGTGGCGGTCTCGGCAATGCCGCCCTGGCGACCACGAAGCGCAAGGCGCCGGGGTTCGCGCTGCTCGGCACGCCCGGTTTCGAGGGTGAGGTCACGCTCGAACTCAAGACTGTCGCCGATGTCGCACTCGTCGGCTACCCGTCGGCCGGCAAATCGAGCCTGATCGCCGCAGTGTCGGCGGCTCGTCCGAAGATCGCGGACTACCCGTTCACCACCCTGCATCCGAACCTGGGTGTGGTTCAGGCCGGCGAATCGCGCTACACCGTCGCCGACGTTCCGGGCCTCATCGAGGGTGCGAGCGAGGGGCGCGGTCTCGGACTCGAGTTCCTCCGCCACGTGGAGCGCTGTTCCGCGCTGCTGCACGTGCTCGACTGCGCGACGCTCGAGCCGGGCCGTGATCCGATCTCCGATCTCGACGTCATCCTGGCCGAACTCGCGGCGTACGAGGTGCCCGAAGGGCAGACGCCGCTGCTGGAGCGCCCGCAGCTCGTCGCTCTGAACAAGATCGACGTGCCGGAGGCGCGCGACCTCGCCGATCTCGTGCGTCCCGAGCTCGAGGCGCGCGGCTTCCGCGTGTTCGACATCTCGACCGTGTCGCACGAAGGACTGCGCCCGCTCACGTTCGCACTCGGCGAGATCGTCGAGAAGCACCGTGCCGAGACCGCTGTCGCGGCTCCTGCCGAACGCGTCGTCATCCGTCCCAGGGGGTCGGAGAAGCCGTTCACCATCCGTGTCGAGGGCGGTTCGTACGGCACGTACTACCGCATCCTCGGCGAGAAGCCGGTGCGCTGGGTGCAGCAGACCGATTTCCAGAACGAAGAGGCGGTCGGCTACCTCGCCGACAGGCTCGAGCGTCTCGGGGTCGAGACCGAACTGTTCCGTCTCGGTGCGTCGCCGGGCGCCACCGTCGTCATCGGCGAGGGCGAGGGCCTGGTGTTCGACTGGGAGCCGGCCATGTCGTCGGCTGCGGAGCTCATGACGGCACC
This genomic interval from Microbacterium profundi contains the following:
- a CDS encoding DUF4031 domain-containing protein, which codes for MTVLIDDPIWPAHGRLWAHLVSEDSLEELHGFAHANALPARAFDLDHYDVPADALPRLIAAGAVHVGGKELTRRLIASGLRIPARDRRR
- the rplU gene encoding 50S ribosomal protein L21; the protein is MVYAVVRAGGRQEKVEVGTIVQLDRVKAAQGEKIELAAVLLVDGATVTTDADKLAKVKVTAEVIGNLRGPKIIIQKFKNKTGYKKRQGHRQDLTRVKITGIK
- a CDS encoding Rne/Rng family ribonuclease, which encodes MADENNDNNTPTLEADTEAPVAPEENVPAPDQVVETESVAPVADAAEPVDAAEPVDAAETVDAAEPVAEEAPPAPKKPEPITAVALGLIPEVFVSQVSTQLRFYAPEIVPLPALSGRRDSDSRGDYRGGRDRDVRDSDEDESPSARRGRRRRGGGNDADEQREEPRQRQRAVEYITEPKAIKGSTRLEAKKQRRRDGRDAGRRRPVVTEAEFLARRESVDRKMVVRSKNSRTQIGVLEDGVLVEHYVARNQDASLIGNVYLGRVQNVLPSMEAAFVDIGRGRNAVLYSGEVDWDGVETGNQPRRIELALKPGDRVLVQVTKDPVGHKGARLTSQISLPGRYLVYVPNGSMNGISRKLPDNERARLKRILKEVLPESSGVIVRTAAEGATEDQLTRDVQRLTTQWEHIRKQVENQSAPSLLHAEPDLLVKIVRDVFNEDFTKMLIQGEDAQQTIRAYLESVAPDLLERVEPYEDETDPFDAFRITEQIEKALDRKVWLPSGGSLVIDRTEAMTVVDVNTGKFVGSGGNLEETVTKNNLEAAEEIVRQLRLRDIGGIIVVDFIDMVLESNRDLVLRRLIECLSRDRTKHQVAEVTSLGLVQMTRKKLGLGLLETFSEPCEVCAGRGVVVHHDPVTKHRTSSTNGGSSNNRRQRGGNGQQSQNSQPSSTATHSIPEGAKSALAQIAASTRAPSAEAGSDAVAETNETADAEQPVASERPKKPRKKRPSDRGKSAPKTQAEQLLDSVLDALPEPKAPGQGRGRRRVTTAALTGTPISVNSSATSVAGGDTES
- the rpmA gene encoding 50S ribosomal protein L27, yielding MAHKKGASSTRNGRDSNAQRLGVKRFGGQQVSAGEIIVRQRGTHFHPGVNVGRGGDDTLFALEAGAVAFGAKGGRKVVNIVAAAAE
- a CDS encoding vitamin K epoxide reductase family protein; protein product: MSEQRTRPVGFGIWLIVASVIGWWAAFQLTIEKFALLENPQEALGCDLSPFIQCSTNLQSWQGSVFGFPNPIIGLTGWMAPLVVGVAVLAGARFPRWFWALFGAGITFAFGLVCWLIAQSLYDLFVLCPWCMTTWAVTIPTFFATIVHLLRNGTFSRSENVSDRAGRLMPWVPLATILAFALIILLAQLQGLDFLGEMAKILF
- the ndk gene encoding nucleoside-diphosphate kinase encodes the protein MATEETLVLVKPDGVARGLTGTILARIEAKGYALVDIRLVEPDRDVLAEHYAEHEGKPFYEPLLEFMMSGPSVAIRLTGNRVIEGFRSLAGTTDPTSAAPGTIRGDFGRDWGLAVQQNLVHGSDSPESAQRELGIWFN
- a CDS encoding bifunctional folylpolyglutamate synthase/dihydrofolate synthase is translated as MNDRARADAVYDTLLSRAGERWVQPRKERTARILELLDDPQKTYRVVHITGTNGKTSTARMIESLLRAHGLRTGLFTSPHLERFTERIMIDGEPVDDAAIADAWDEIEPFVSIVDAEFDKTGDASLTFFELLTVLAFVAASDAPVDVLVLEVGMGGSWDSTNTADGDVAVFAPIAIDHADRLGDTIAAIAEVKAGIIKEGAAVVSAQQPEEAAEVLRRVAAEKNATIAFEGDEFGLAEQKLAVGGQLLTIRGLAGTYVEEYLPLYGAHQGHNAALAVVAVESLIGAGSQHIAGDIITDGLQGSTSPGRLQLLGIAPTVVVDAAHNPHGAKALAQSLDDSFDFDEWGLVLGILADKDAAGIIAELAPAASHVFATAPETERASDADTIADLVEAAGHRATVHPSLADAADAAREWAASSDRRAVVIAGSIVLAGEAIALAEEEDWKAGWRA
- the obgE gene encoding GTPase ObgE, producing MVTFVDTVTLQLRAGKGGNGCVSVHREKFKPLGGPDGGNGGNGGDIVLVADSQTGTLLSYHHSPHRKSANGGFGMGDHRSGFDGESLELLVPVGTVVKNAGGEVLADLLVPGDRIVVAQGGRGGLGNAALATTKRKAPGFALLGTPGFEGEVTLELKTVADVALVGYPSAGKSSLIAAVSAARPKIADYPFTTLHPNLGVVQAGESRYTVADVPGLIEGASEGRGLGLEFLRHVERCSALLHVLDCATLEPGRDPISDLDVILAELAAYEVPEGQTPLLERPQLVALNKIDVPEARDLADLVRPELEARGFRVFDISTVSHEGLRPLTFALGEIVEKHRAETAVAAPAERVVIRPRGSEKPFTIRVEGGSYGTYYRILGEKPVRWVQQTDFQNEEAVGYLADRLERLGVETELFRLGASPGATVVIGEGEGLVFDWEPAMSSAAELMTAPRGTDPRLAPNARRTTSERREKYYERMDAKAAIRAEQDLKRRVTVEEDFDGDDA
- a CDS encoding DUF4233 domain-containing protein, with product MSDAASRPHPARAPRTLVQKLAPIVLGFEAIVVLLVGLTIFGLKSLPWGLPQWWAIIGGVVVALAMVAVAGMITKPWAITAGWVLQVIVALSAFFVPAVLLVVLVFGGMWAYATIMGARLDARSPADPSRLTEETTDTHTESD